One Clostridium estertheticum DNA segment encodes these proteins:
- the spoVAE gene encoding stage V sporulation protein AE yields the protein MNNYIMAFLVGGAICVIGQILMDTTKLTPARILVVFVTVGVILGALNIYDVVIKYGKAGGSIPLPGFGYSLAKSVMKEVDEVGLIGAFTGGIKGTAGGITAAIFFGYIMALIFNPKTKG from the coding sequence ATGAATAATTACATTATGGCTTTTTTAGTTGGAGGGGCAATTTGTGTAATAGGTCAAATACTTATGGATACTACTAAATTAACTCCAGCTCGAATATTAGTTGTATTTGTAACTGTTGGTGTTATATTAGGTGCATTAAATATATATGATGTGGTGATAAAATATGGGAAGGCAGGCGGAAGTATACCACTGCCAGGTTTTGGTTATAGTTTAGCTAAAAGCGTAATGAAAGAAGTAGATGAAGTTGGTCTTATAGGAGCATTTACGGGAGGCATAAAAGGAACTGCGGGAGGTATTACTGCTGCAATTTTCTTTGGATATATTATGGCGTTAATATTTAATCCCAAAACTAAAGGGTAA
- the spoVAD gene encoding stage V sporulation protein AD has translation MGRRIGLQTVEIQSKPRIVGTYNIVGPKEGQGPLKEYFDRILEDDLNGTESFEKAETSLLYTTVKESIKKAKLTEGDINYLLAGDLLNQLYSSSFAARDLNIPFLGLYGACSTMAESLSVGSMIMEGGMANYVVAATSSHFSAAERQYRFPLEMGSQRAPTAQWTVTGAGAMVLGKKGDFPYVTHITTGKVKDYGITDANNMGVAMAPAAVDTIKQHFKDTGRKPSDYDIIATGDLGTIGRQFTEELLLEYKYDMKGHYIDCGEEIFNAEKQGTNAGGSGCGCSAVVATGYLYRNMLKGKFKRILLVSTGALLSPTSSLQGETIPGIAHAVCIEFGGEK, from the coding sequence ATGGGTAGAAGAATCGGACTTCAAACAGTAGAAATTCAAAGCAAACCTAGAATTGTTGGAACCTACAATATAGTGGGGCCAAAGGAAGGTCAGGGACCATTAAAAGAGTATTTTGATAGAATTTTAGAAGACGATCTTAATGGAACTGAAAGTTTTGAAAAAGCTGAAACAAGCCTTTTATATACTACTGTTAAAGAGAGCATAAAAAAAGCAAAATTAACTGAAGGTGATATAAATTATTTACTAGCAGGAGATTTACTAAATCAGTTATATTCTTCAAGTTTTGCAGCGAGAGATTTGAATATACCCTTTCTAGGACTTTATGGTGCCTGTTCAACAATGGCAGAGTCTTTAAGCGTGGGTTCAATGATAATGGAAGGGGGCATGGCTAATTACGTTGTAGCAGCTACCTCATCGCATTTTTCCGCGGCTGAAAGACAATACCGATTCCCCTTAGAGATGGGGAGTCAGAGAGCCCCAACAGCGCAATGGACAGTTACAGGTGCAGGAGCCATGGTTTTGGGTAAAAAAGGTGATTTTCCTTATGTTACACATATTACAACTGGAAAAGTTAAAGATTATGGAATAACTGATGCAAATAACATGGGTGTGGCCATGGCACCCGCAGCTGTAGATACTATTAAACAACACTTTAAAGATACGGGTAGAAAGCCTTCGGATTATGATATTATTGCTACGGGAGACCTAGGCACGATAGGAAGACAATTTACAGAAGAATTGCTATTAGAATATAAGTACGATATGAAAGGCCATTATATTGATTGTGGTGAGGAAATTTTTAATGCTGAAAAACAAGGAACTAATGCAGGTGGTAGTGGTTGTGGGTGTTCTGCAGTAGTTGCAACAGGGTATTTATACAGAAATATGCTAAAGGGGAAATTTAAAAGAATACTTTTAGTTTCCACAGGAGCGCTTCTAAGTCCAACTTCATCTTTGCAAGGAGAAACAATACCTGGAATCGCACATGCTGTTTGCATAGAGTTTGGAGGTGAAAAATGA
- the spoVAC gene encoding stage V sporulation protein AC: MKVEEKTIRKKFDHLNSNKIPKPNLLLHCFNAFWVGGAICVIGQFISDVFSKMGVPSDELGSYVSIVMVFLGAILTGIGIYDKLGDFAGAGSVVPITGFANSIVSPAMEFKKEGFIFGVAAKMFTIAGPVLVYGIGSSVIVGILYYFLRW, encoded by the coding sequence ATGAAAGTGGAAGAAAAAACTATAAGAAAAAAATTTGACCACCTCAATTCTAATAAAATTCCTAAGCCTAATTTACTATTACATTGCTTTAATGCCTTTTGGGTTGGAGGCGCAATATGTGTAATTGGGCAATTTATCAGCGATGTTTTTTCTAAAATGGGTGTTCCAAGTGATGAGCTAGGGAGTTATGTTTCCATAGTAATGGTGTTTCTAGGAGCTATACTTACGGGCATAGGTATATATGATAAACTAGGTGATTTTGCAGGAGCAGGTTCGGTCGTACCAATCACTGGGTTTGCAAATTCAATAGTTTCACCAGCAATGGAGTTTAAAAAAGAAGGTTTTATTTTTGGTGTAGCGGCTAAAATGTTTACTATTGCAGGACCTGTTTTAGTATATGGAATAGGTTCATCTGTAATTGTAGGGATTTTATATTATTTTTTAAGGTGGTGA
- the sigF gene encoding RNA polymerase sporulation sigma factor SigF — protein MDQKIVKKNNYNYEDNMQLIQLARSGEPGALDRLVEMNLPLVASISKKFLNRGYEYDDIFQIGCIGLVKAINNFDTKYNVKFSTYAVPMIMGEIKRFLRDDGIIKVSRSVKNTARKLHYDKDTLTKELGRDPTIEELSVFSNIEKEDIVYALESANNMQYLFDTIHQDDGAPVLLIDKLSEKYEEDNEVLDKIALKEALRKLDAKSRQIIMLRYFKDNTQIQVAKMMGISQVQVSRIEKKVLKIMKEKLSG, from the coding sequence ATGGATCAAAAAATAGTCAAAAAAAACAATTACAATTATGAGGATAATATGCAGCTCATTCAATTGGCTAGAAGTGGAGAGCCAGGTGCATTAGATAGGCTAGTAGAGATGAATTTACCATTAGTTGCATCAATTAGTAAAAAATTTCTTAATAGGGGATACGAGTATGATGATATATTCCAAATTGGATGTATTGGTCTAGTAAAAGCAATTAACAATTTTGACACTAAGTATAATGTGAAATTTTCTACCTATGCAGTACCAATGATAATGGGAGAAATCAAAAGATTTCTTAGGGACGATGGGATTATAAAAGTAAGTAGAAGCGTTAAAAATACTGCACGAAAACTACATTATGATAAAGACACTCTAACAAAAGAACTAGGTAGAGATCCTACTATTGAGGAACTATCAGTATTTTCTAATATAGAAAAAGAAGATATAGTATATGCACTAGAGTCTGCAAACAATATGCAATATTTATTTGATACAATACACCAAGATGATGGCGCTCCAGTACTTCTAATAGATAAATTAAGTGAAAAATATGAAGAAGATAATGAGGTTTTAGATAAAATTGCACTGAAAGAAGCGCTTAGAAAATTGGATGCAAAATCGAGGCAAATAATTATGCTCAGGTATTTTAAAGATAATACACAAATTCAGGTGGCGAAAATGATGGGAATCAGCCAAGTACAAGTATCAAGAATAGAAAAGAAAGTTTTGAAAATAATGAAAGAAAAGTTGAGTGGTTAA
- the spoIIAB gene encoding anti-sigma F factor → MGHNRIKIEFLSKSQNEGFARVAVAAFAAQLDPTIEEISDVKTAVSEAVTNAIIHGYDSEEEMITIEAIINENELTVIISDSGKGIDDLEIAMQPLYTSRPDLERSGMGFTVMETFMDSLEVKSDKGRGTSIIMKKIFNPLS, encoded by the coding sequence ATGGGTCACAATAGAATTAAAATTGAATTTTTAAGTAAATCCCAGAATGAAGGTTTTGCAAGAGTAGCAGTAGCAGCATTTGCGGCGCAATTAGATCCAACAATTGAAGAAATTAGCGATGTTAAAACTGCTGTATCAGAAGCTGTTACCAATGCGATTATTCATGGATATGATAGCGAAGAGGAAATGATTACTATAGAAGCTATTATTAATGAAAATGAATTAACAGTGATAATCAGCGACTCAGGAAAAGGAATTGACGATTTAGAGATTGCTATGCAACCATTATATACTTCTCGTCCAGACTTAGAGAGGTCAGGTATGGGTTTTACTGTAATGGAAACTTTTATGGACAGCTTAGAAGTAAAGTCTGATAAAGGTAGGGGAACAAGTATAATAATGAAAAAAATATTTAATCCTTTAAGTTAG
- the spoIIAA gene encoding anti-sigma F factor antagonist has product MHLNFENSQDKLIVYMSGELDHHSAEEVRNMIDDRLDRDNYNKLIMDFDGVSFMDSSGIGVVIGRYKKLHMRNGKVCVTSIKSSVKRVFELSGMFKIIMLYDDVEQAVNNI; this is encoded by the coding sequence ATGCATTTAAATTTTGAAAATAGCCAAGATAAATTGATTGTTTACATGTCTGGAGAACTAGATCATCATAGTGCTGAAGAAGTAAGGAATATGATAGACGATCGCTTAGACCGAGATAACTACAACAAATTAATCATGGATTTTGATGGAGTGTCGTTTATGGACAGCTCTGGTATTGGAGTAGTTATTGGAAGATACAAAAAGTTACATATGAGAAATGGAAAAGTATGTGTAACAAGCATTAAGTCTTCAGTAAAAAGAGTGTTCGAATTGTCAGGAATGTTTAAAATCATTATGCTATATGATGACGTTGAACAAGCTGTAAACAATATTTAG
- the speE gene encoding polyamine aminopropyltransferase: MDMWFKEGQIANAAMTYKIKETLVTKTTPFQELAILDTEAFGRMLVLDGIVQTTIEDEYVYHEMITHIPLFTHPNPKKVLVVGGGDGGAIREVLKHPGIEKAVLCEIDVDVVTECKKYLPEISCALENPKCEVFIGDGIKYVHEHKNEFDVVIVDSTDPFGAAEGLFGGSFYKEIFECLTKDGIFIAQTETPFFLPEVVKRVFNDAKAVFPVTKLFMAAIPTYPSGYWSFTVGSKKYDPETVDLSAAYEFDTRYYTKKLHKACFALPKFVEDLIK; the protein is encoded by the coding sequence ATGGATATGTGGTTTAAAGAAGGTCAAATAGCGAATGCTGCTATGACTTATAAAATAAAGGAAACTTTGGTAACAAAAACAACTCCGTTCCAAGAGCTTGCAATTCTTGATACTGAAGCCTTTGGAAGAATGCTAGTGCTGGATGGAATAGTTCAAACTACTATAGAAGACGAATATGTATATCACGAAATGATAACTCATATTCCTCTATTTACACATCCAAATCCTAAAAAGGTTCTTGTTGTTGGTGGAGGAGATGGTGGCGCTATTCGCGAGGTGTTAAAACATCCCGGCATTGAGAAAGCAGTGCTCTGCGAAATCGATGTGGATGTTGTTACAGAATGTAAAAAATATCTTCCTGAAATAAGTTGTGCTCTAGAAAACCCCAAATGTGAAGTTTTTATTGGGGATGGTATAAAGTACGTTCATGAACACAAAAATGAATTTGATGTAGTAATTGTAGACTCTACTGACCCTTTTGGAGCTGCTGAAGGATTATTTGGAGGAAGTTTCTACAAAGAGATATTTGAATGTTTAACAAAAGACGGTATTTTCATTGCACAAACAGAAACTCCCTTTTTTCTACCTGAAGTAGTGAAAAGAGTATTTAATGATGCAAAAGCTGTATTCCCTGTTACAAAATTATTTATGGCAGCTATCCCTACATATCCAAGTGGATACTGGAGCTTCACTGTGGGTTCAAAAAAATACGACCCAGAAACAGTAGATTTATCAGCTGCTTATGAATTTGATACTAGGTACTATACTAAAAAGCTACATAAAGCTTGTTTCGCCTTACCTAAGTTTGTAGAAGATTTAATAAAATAG
- a CDS encoding nitroreductase family protein, which produces MSNLDFIYKRHSIRRFKDEVVPLDDLQEIIKAAIHAPSGKNDQNWHFVIIRSKEKINEIVNVVEIKNEQIAAKIADKDIKSFFTKVLKYHTAFRNAPCLILIYAGIYKPTGLEEFKAINESKEAIQELLDTAPGIQGVAAAIENLLLAAASLGYGTCWMTGPNYAAKEISDAINFKKEGYSLMALTPIGLPLDQENKRPHRKSVEDIITVIM; this is translated from the coding sequence ATGTCCAATTTAGATTTCATTTATAAAAGACACAGTATAAGAAGATTTAAAGATGAAGTTGTTCCCCTGGATGATTTGCAGGAGATTATTAAAGCGGCTATTCATGCTCCATCTGGTAAAAATGATCAGAATTGGCACTTTGTAATAATTAGAAGTAAAGAAAAGATAAATGAAATAGTAAATGTGGTAGAAATTAAAAATGAACAAATTGCTGCTAAAATTGCAGATAAAGATATTAAGTCATTTTTTACTAAAGTTTTAAAATACCATACTGCTTTTAGAAATGCCCCTTGTTTAATTTTGATATATGCAGGCATTTATAAACCAACGGGACTTGAAGAATTTAAGGCTATTAATGAAAGCAAGGAAGCTATACAAGAACTTCTTGATACTGCGCCAGGGATACAAGGAGTTGCTGCAGCTATAGAAAATTTATTACTTGCCGCAGCATCTCTTGGTTATGGAACATGCTGGATGACAGGCCCAAATTATGCTGCAAAAGAAATTAGTGACGCCATTAATTTCAAAAAAGAAGGGTATTCATTAATGGCATTAACTCCTATTGGATTACCCTTAGACCAGGAAAACAAAAGACCACATAGAAAGTCTGTAGAGGATATTATTACAGTCATTATGTAA
- a CDS encoding 4-hydroxybutyrate dehydrogenase: MKLFSIKSQIHKFDTSKEFAETFNIGEGDFVLSNEFIYDPFFGSLNLKAEIVFLEKFGVGEPSDEIIDAVLSVIKGKTFKRIFAIGGGSVIDIAKLLVIKGENRALDLFEKTVPLIKDKELIIVPTTAGTGSEVTNLSIAEIKAKHTKMGLATDELLADHAVLIPELVKGLPYKFFVASSIDALIHAIESYVSPKSNPYTELFSVKAMELILKGYMKIIQKGEEYRKAIIEDFVIGSNYAGIAFGNTGVGAVHALSYPLGGTYHVPHGEANYQMFVEVFRTYNKKNPNGKIKDVNKILADILNVNADSDVFASLAGVLDKLLVRKPLKDYGMKVEEIESFADSVVVGQQRLLNNNYVPLSRDEIRDIYKSLY, from the coding sequence ATGAAATTATTTTCAATTAAATCACAAATCCATAAATTTGATACATCAAAAGAATTTGCAGAAACCTTTAATATAGGTGAAGGAGATTTTGTATTATCAAATGAATTTATATATGATCCATTCTTCGGAAGTTTAAATCTTAAAGCTGAGATAGTTTTTCTAGAAAAATTTGGTGTTGGTGAACCTTCTGATGAGATAATTGATGCAGTATTATCAGTTATTAAAGGAAAGACATTTAAAAGAATATTTGCTATAGGTGGCGGTAGTGTTATTGATATAGCAAAACTTCTTGTAATAAAGGGTGAAAATAGAGCATTAGATTTATTCGAGAAAACAGTTCCATTAATAAAGGATAAGGAGCTTATAATAGTTCCTACAACTGCTGGAACAGGCTCAGAAGTTACAAATTTATCTATAGCTGAAATCAAAGCTAAGCATACAAAGATGGGACTTGCTACAGATGAATTATTAGCAGATCATGCAGTACTTATCCCAGAACTTGTTAAAGGACTTCCGTATAAATTCTTTGTGGCGAGTTCAATTGATGCACTAATTCATGCTATTGAGTCTTATGTATCACCAAAATCTAATCCTTACACAGAATTATTTAGTGTGAAAGCAATGGAATTGATTTTAAAGGGATATATGAAAATTATTCAAAAAGGTGAAGAGTATAGAAAAGCAATAATTGAAGATTTTGTTATAGGTAGTAACTATGCAGGTATTGCTTTTGGTAACACAGGAGTTGGGGCTGTTCATGCACTTTCTTATCCTCTTGGAGGCACTTACCACGTTCCTCATGGAGAAGCAAACTACCAGATGTTTGTTGAGGTATTTAGAACTTACAATAAGAAAAATCCAAATGGTAAAATTAAAGATGTTAATAAAATACTTGCAGATATTTTAAATGTAAATGCAGATAGTGATGTGTTTGCTTCACTTGCTGGAGTACTTGATAAATTATTAGTTAGAAAACCACTAAAAGATTATGGTATGAAGGTAGAAGAAATTGAAAGTTTTGCAGATAGCGTTGTTGTAGGTCAACAAAGACTTTTAAATAATAATTATGTACCTCTAAGCAGAGATGAAATTAGAGATATTTATAAGAGTTTATATTAA
- a CDS encoding aldehyde dehydrogenase family protein, with translation MDNKAYINEMMVKARKAQVGIANYNQEQVDALVRVIGKVIFDNAEILAKEAVTETRMGVYEDKVAKNMGKSRTIWNSLKGKKSVDIMGPEEGKEGILLVAKPKGVIGSITPTTNPIVTPMCNAMFAIKGRNSIIVAPHPRSKNCSAHAVKLMNDELRKLGAPENLIQIIAEPSVELTGELMSAVDTVVATGGMGMVKAAYASGKPAFGVGAGNVQVIIDRNYDFDQAAKDIIAGRKFDNGIICSGEQSIIAPVEKHAEIMQAFTNNGAYYIEDEEAIDKFRNVMFPGGVINGKLVGQSVQFVADMAGVVVPEATKVVILKTKGIGSLDVLNKEKMFPYMITMTYNTFEEAVQLAKTNLLYEGAGHTTAVHSNDDAHIEYAGKELPISRLVVNQTSSTGAGGSFNNGFNPSTTLGCGSWGNNSISENFTYYHLINISRIGYFNKDAKVPTAEEIWAE, from the coding sequence ATGGATAATAAAGCATATATAAATGAAATGATGGTTAAGGCAAGGAAAGCTCAAGTAGGTATTGCAAACTATAACCAAGAACAAGTGGATGCATTAGTTAGAGTAATTGGTAAAGTTATATTTGATAATGCTGAAATACTAGCAAAAGAAGCAGTAACAGAAACAAGAATGGGAGTTTATGAAGATAAGGTAGCTAAGAATATGGGTAAATCAAGGACTATATGGAATAGCTTAAAAGGTAAAAAGTCAGTAGATATCATGGGGCCTGAAGAAGGAAAAGAAGGGATATTACTAGTAGCAAAACCAAAGGGCGTTATAGGTTCTATTACACCAACCACAAATCCAATAGTTACACCAATGTGTAATGCTATGTTTGCTATTAAAGGAAGAAATTCAATTATTGTAGCACCACATCCAAGATCTAAGAATTGCTCAGCACATGCTGTTAAACTAATGAATGATGAATTAAGGAAACTCGGAGCACCAGAAAACTTGATTCAAATAATAGCAGAACCATCCGTTGAATTAACAGGAGAATTAATGTCAGCTGTTGATACAGTAGTAGCTACTGGTGGAATGGGAATGGTAAAGGCTGCTTATGCCAGCGGAAAGCCAGCATTTGGAGTTGGAGCAGGAAATGTTCAAGTTATTATTGATAGAAATTATGATTTTGATCAAGCTGCAAAAGATATTATCGCAGGAAGAAAATTTGATAATGGTATCATATGCTCTGGAGAACAAAGCATTATAGCTCCAGTTGAAAAACATGCTGAAATAATGCAGGCCTTTACTAACAATGGCGCATACTACATTGAAGATGAAGAAGCAATTGATAAGTTTAGAAATGTTATGTTCCCAGGTGGTGTAATAAATGGTAAACTTGTTGGTCAATCAGTTCAGTTTGTTGCTGATATGGCAGGAGTCGTGGTTCCGGAAGCTACAAAAGTAGTTATATTAAAAACTAAAGGAATAGGATCACTAGATGTACTTAACAAGGAAAAAATGTTCCCATATATGATAACAATGACTTACAATACTTTTGAAGAAGCAGTACAACTAGCTAAAACTAATCTTTTATATGAAGGTGCAGGACATACTACAGCTGTTCATTCAAATGATGATGCTCATATTGAATATGCAGGTAAAGAATTACCTATAAGTAGATTAGTTGTTAATCAAACATCATCTACAGGAGCAGGCGGAAGTTTTAATAACGGCTTTAATCCATCTACAACTCTTGGTTGTGGATCATGGGGAAATAATTCAATATCTGAAAACTTTACTTATTATCACTTAATAAATATATCAAGAATAGGATATTTTAATAAGGATGCTAAAGTTCCAACTGCTGAGGAAATCTGGGCAGAATAG
- a CDS encoding acetyl-CoA hydrolase/transferase family protein gives MWGESMNIERIRNASLECKIMSAKEAAKLIVDKMVVGVSGFTPSGYPKAVPLALAARVKATGEKMKLTLYTGASVGAEIDGAWAEAGIISKRLPYQTNNEVRNSINKGDIDYIDMHLSHSTQYVDCGVIPKVNVAIIEAVAITEDGCIVPSTAIGNAACYIKNADFVIVEVNESQPMQLEGMADIYMTEKPPFRKPIPLMHPGDRIGTTCIPCGIEKIAAIVMTDLLDKTRPLAAIDEASKKISKNLIQFLEKEVEEGRLPENLLPLQSGVGSVANAVLGGLCESNFKNLTCYTEVIQDSMLDLLKCGKAVMASSTAISPSPEKMVEFKEEIDFYKDKIVLRPQEISNNPEIARRIGVIAMNTAIEVDIYGNVNSTHIMGSKMMNGIGGSGDFARNAYLTIFTTESIAKKGDISSIVPMVSHVDHTEHDVMVIVTEQGVADLRGLCPRERALKIINNCAHPDYKVALMKYFEDAQLTGAKHTPHMLEKALGWHSRFLATGTMRDRKIIKYNNKIDQSERNIC, from the coding sequence ATGTGGGGTGAAAGTATGAATATTGAAAGAATAAGAAATGCAAGTCTAGAGTGTAAAATAATGAGTGCGAAGGAAGCTGCAAAACTAATTGTGGATAAAATGGTAGTAGGCGTAAGTGGATTTACGCCATCAGGTTATCCCAAAGCAGTTCCATTGGCACTAGCCGCTAGAGTAAAAGCTACTGGTGAAAAAATGAAATTAACACTATATACTGGTGCTTCCGTTGGGGCAGAAATTGATGGAGCATGGGCTGAGGCAGGAATTATTTCTAAAAGATTGCCATATCAAACCAATAATGAAGTAAGAAATAGCATCAATAAAGGAGATATAGATTATATAGACATGCATTTAAGTCATAGTACCCAATATGTAGATTGTGGAGTGATTCCTAAAGTAAATGTGGCAATTATTGAAGCTGTTGCAATTACAGAAGACGGGTGTATTGTACCCTCTACAGCCATTGGGAATGCAGCTTGTTATATAAAAAATGCAGATTTTGTAATTGTAGAAGTGAATGAAAGTCAACCCATGCAACTAGAAGGAATGGCAGATATATATATGACAGAAAAACCACCTTTTAGAAAACCAATTCCACTTATGCACCCTGGAGATAGAATTGGGACAACCTGTATACCTTGTGGAATTGAAAAAATTGCAGCCATTGTTATGACAGATCTTTTAGACAAAACAAGACCACTTGCAGCCATTGATGAAGCATCAAAGAAAATTTCTAAAAATTTAATCCAGTTTTTAGAGAAGGAAGTAGAAGAAGGTAGGCTACCAGAGAATTTATTACCACTGCAATCTGGGGTAGGTAGTGTAGCCAATGCAGTACTTGGAGGTCTTTGTGAGTCAAATTTTAAGAATTTGACTTGTTATACAGAGGTAATACAAGATTCTATGTTAGACTTATTGAAATGTGGAAAAGCAGTAATGGCATCTTCCACAGCCATAAGTCCTTCTCCAGAGAAAATGGTTGAATTTAAAGAAGAAATAGATTTTTATAAAGATAAGATTGTATTAAGGCCTCAAGAAATAAGTAATAATCCTGAGATTGCAAGAAGAATAGGTGTTATTGCTATGAATACAGCTATAGAAGTGGACATATATGGAAATGTAAACTCAACACATATAATGGGAAGTAAAATGATGAATGGCATTGGTGGATCAGGAGATTTTGCAAGAAATGCATACTTAACTATATTCACTACAGAGTCCATTGCAAAAAAAGGAGATATCTCTTCAATTGTTCCAATGGTATCTCATGTAGACCACACAGAGCACGATGTTATGGTTATTGTAACAGAACAAGGGGTAGCAGATTTAAGAGGATTGTGCCCAAGAGAAAGAGCACTAAAAATTATTAATAATTGTGCACACCCAGATTATAAAGTAGCACTTATGAAATATTTTGAAGATGCACAACTCACTGGAGCAAAACATACACCACATATGCTTGAGAAAGCTTTAGGATGGCATAGTAGATTTTTAGCTACAGGAACTATGAGGGATAGAAAAATAATTAAATACAACAATAAAATAGATCAATCTGAAAGAAATATATGTTAA